In the genome of Raphanus sativus cultivar WK10039 chromosome 4, ASM80110v3, whole genome shotgun sequence, one region contains:
- the LOC108854976 gene encoding LOW QUALITY PROTEIN: terpenoid synthase 28-like (The sequence of the model RefSeq protein was modified relative to this genomic sequence to represent the inferred CDS: deleted 1 base in 1 codon) produces MEAIGVFGPRLGLNLTFPSQPNLFPACDLYRFPVTSNHRKLARFVPLKATANTLTCEDENNRNFIKIGPSKWDHHSLFANLDFSEMDALGREIEALKPQVRNMFMSSKGIKKKIIFIYLLVALGLAYHFEDEIVETLEDGFQKIEEMMAGEDDLYTVSVIFYVFRTYGHNISSDFFGRFKGDNGEFKECLTSDAKGILGLYEASHMGTTTDYILDEALTFTLSCLESLSCTCKPNLSMLIRNSLSLPQHENMEILVAKEYIRFYEKEEDCDKTLLKFSKLNFKFLQLLYLQELKILLKWYKELDFEFKFPPYYRHLLVETNFHTLTYMEPKHSRVRIFVTKSYILQAIVDDTCDRYASLREVEILADTIERWDLDDHAMDGLPDYLKSLVKFIFGTFQEFERELESESGGLYSVEATIEYFKTFVRSNLQLAKWASAGHLPSFEEYLDVAGLEIAIEFTVACIVMAMENICKEEAYEWLKSRDKLIRAMATKTRVPNDMFGYEDDMSRGYLTGSVNCYKKQYGVNKEEAYRKLRQLLAEGDKMMNEEILKPINVPRQVLKVVMIDTFRAINVGYDKDDGFTRPDGHIKNLIMSIFVDL; encoded by the exons ATGGAAGCAATTGGAGTTTTTGGACCAAGACTTGGATTGAACCTCACCTTTCCTTCTCAACCCAATTTATTTCCCGCATGCGACCTCTATCGCTTTCCGGTGACCTCAAATCATCGTAAGCTTGCACGTTTTGTTCCTTTGAAAGCGACGGCTAATACTCTTACTTGTGAAGATGAAAATAATCGAAATTTCATAAAGATTGGCCCTTCTAAGTGGGATCATCACTCCCTCTTTGCTAATTTGGACTTCTCA GAAATGGATGCTCTTGGGAGAGAGATAGAAGCGCTAAAGCCACAAGTGAGGAACATGTTTATGTCTTCCAAAggcattaagaaaaaaattatttttatctatttgcTTGTGGCACTTGGTCTCGCGTATCATTTCGAAGATGAGATCGTGGAGACTCTAGAAGATGGTTTCCAAAAGATAGAGGAGATGATGGCCGGTGAAGATGATTTGTACACTGTTTCCGTCATCTTCTATGTTTTCAGAACATACGGTCATAACATATCTTCTG ATTTTTTTGGAAGATTCAAAGGGGACAATGGAGAATTTAAAGAATGTCTTACAAGCGATGCTAAGGGTATCCTAGGCTTGTATGAAGCCTCCCACATGGGGACGACTACAGATTACATATTGGATGAAGCCTTGACC TTCACATTAAGTTGCTTGGAGTCGTTAAGTTGTACATGCAAACCTAATCTCTCAATGCTTATACGGAACTCTTTGAGTTTACCACAGCATGAAAATATGGAGATATTAGTGGCAAAGGAATATATCCGGTTCTacgaaaaagaagaagattgcGACAAGACGTTACTCAAGTTTTCCAAGCTTAACTTCAAATTCCTCCAGCTTCTCTACCTTCAAGAACTCAAAATCCTTTTAAA GTGGTACAAGGAACTAGACTTTGAATTTAAGTTTCCACCTTACTACAGACACCTACTCGTGGAAACGAACTTCCATACGCTAACATACATGGAGCCGAAACATTCACGAGTGAGAATTTTTGTGACTAAATCTTACATATTGCAAGCAATAGTAGATGATACTTGTGACAGATACGCTTCTCTACGTGAGGTCGAAATCCTCGCCGATACCATTGAACG GTGGGACCTCGATGATCATGCCATGGATGGACTACCAGATTATTTGAAATCATTAGTTAAATTCATATTTGGTACATTCCAAGAATTTGAAAGAGAACTTGAGTCAGAATCAGGAGGACTTTACAGTGTGGAAGCTACAATTGAATAC TTCAAGACATTTGTGAGAAGTAACCTTCAACTTGCCAAATGGGCAAGTGCGGGCCACTTGCCTAGCTTTGAGGAGTACCTAGATGTTGCTGGACTCGAGATTGCTATAGAATTCACCGTGGCATGTATTGTGATGGCAATGGAGAATATCTGCAAGGAAGAGGCTTATGAGTGGTTGAAATCTAGAGACAAACTCATTAGAGCAATGGCTACAAAAACACGAGTACCTAATGATATGTTTGGCTATgag GATGACATGAGCAGAGGATATTTGACGGGTTCGGTCAACTGTTATAAGAAGCAGTATGGAGTTAACAAAGAAGAAGCATACAGAAAGCTTCGTCAATTGCTTGCAGAAGGTGATAAGATGATGAATGAGGAGATTTTGAAGCCAATCAATGTGCCACGCCAGGTTCTAAAAGTAGTCATGATCGACACTTTTCGTGCAATAAATGTTGGCTATGATAAAGACGATGGATTTACCCGTCCCGATGGACATATCAAGAACCTTATAATGTCTATTTTTGTTGATCTTTGA
- the LOC108849450 gene encoding inactive protein RESTRICTED TEV MOVEMENT 2, with amino-acid sequence MERKADHATANRTYDEFDPVFNWKSEQGFEILTINLPGFKKEQLKVQVTSTRKVRVTGERHAGGNRWIRFRKEFPIPANVNVDSIAAIFVGTSLVVKLPRLELTGKQTSPIGTTARPPPVHKQTEKVQPTGEKEAELKKHAEKAQLSKPSGEEDKKRGEKEEAIKAGEKGNVCDGVKQDYRSKMNAYKENLGGYMAMMKNNQREITIGMVAPAAAVLLLSIGFYASQMFTS; translated from the exons ATGGAGAGAAAAGCTGATCATGCTACTGCCAACCGCACCTACGATGAGTTTGATCCAGTCTTTAACTGGAAAAGCGAACAAGGATTCGAAATTCTCACAATTAACCTTCCAG GGTTTAAGAAAGAGCAACTTAAAGTGCAAGTAACCTCAACGAGGAAGGTGAGAGTGACGGGGGAACGTCATGCAGGAGGCAACAGATGGATCCGTTTCCGCAAGGAGTTCCCTATTCCGGCTAACGTCAATGTCGACTCCATTGCTGCCATATTTGTAGGCACAAGTCTTGTTGTGAAGCTGCCTAGACTAGAGCTAACGGGGAAACAAACTTCTCCCATTGGAACAACCGCAAGACCTCCCCCGGTTCATAAGCAAACCGAGAAGGTTCAGCCAACAGGAGAGAAAGAAGCAGAACTAAAGAAACATGCAGAGAAAGCTCAATTGTCAAAGCCATCTGGAGAGGAAGACAAGAAACggggagagaaagaagaagctatcaAAGCCGGAGAAAAGGGAAACGTTTGTGATGGAGTTAAGCAAGATTATAGAAGTAAGATGAATGCATACAAGGAGAATCTTGGAGGATATATGGCAATGATGAAGAATAATCAGAGAGAAATCACAATTGGGATGGTTGCTCCAGCGGCTGCGGTTCTGTTGCTATCGATTGGATTCTATGCTAGTCAAATGTTTACTTCTTAA
- the LOC108849449 gene encoding FBD-associated F-box protein At3g49020-like isoform X2: protein MGKKRKMVGGDSLRNEDAMKKDMISELPEALLVQILSSVPTKDVIATSVLSKRWRSVWKMVPKLKYHVSAEDAYRSLILHEAPVLESLHLLIEDKQGRFDINILIGIAFSRHVRELVVDLLYLEDQKTIKFPSYNNNTLEVLKLEVEGHVLLDFPSRVCYNALRELHLEHVKFKDEASVCNLLSGCPSLQDLVVRRNSNPDVETYTIDVPSLQRLTIEDCTNWADINGGYVINAPSLKCLNILSLCFIDFFCLIENAPELVEASILGIPQIENDNILASLTSAKRLYFDLPVEIKYPTGTIFYQLVSLELRIKGRNWWNLLSFMLVSSPKLQILKLDSFGREVYPVVCERNQPKCVPECLLLHLETLVWIGYGWKHKDDEKQVATYILKNARQLKKATFPPTYMFTPTYNKQKEREERLEMLNELDSVVRASKSCHLSVLTRFYYL, encoded by the exons CAAAATGGTCGGTGGTGATAGTTTGAGAAATGAAGATGCTATGAAGAAGGACATGATCAGTGAGTTGCCTGAAGCTTTGCTGGTGCAGATATTGTCTTCAGTTCCAACAAAAGATGTCATAGCAACGAGTGTTTTGTCTAAACGGTGGAGATCTGTTTGGAAGATGGTGCCAAAGCTCAAGTACCATGTCTCTGCAGAGGATGCTTACAGGTCGCTGATTTTGCATGAAGCTCCAGTCCTGGAAAGTTTGCATTTGCTCATTGAAGATAAACAAGGTCGTTTTGATATCAATATCTTGATTGGAATTGCATTTTCACGCCACGTGCGTGAATTGGTGGTTGATCTACTATACCTTGAGGATCAAAAGACAATCAAGTTTCCGAGCTACAACAACAATACACTGGAGGTACTGAAGCTTGAGGTTGAGGGTCACGTTCTTCTGGACTTTCCTTCTCGGGTTTGTTACAATGCCCTTAGAGAGCTGCATCTTGAACACGTGAAATTCAAAGATGAAGCATCTGTTTGCAACCTTTTATCTGGCTGCCCTAGCCTTCAAGATTTGGTTGTGAGAAGAAATAGCAATCCAGATGTGGAGACTTACACTATTGATGTGCCATCACTACAGAGGCTAACCATAGAAGATTGTACTAATTGGGCAGATATAAATGGTGGCTATGTGATAAACGCACCGTCTTTGAAATGCTTGAACATCCTATCCCTCTGTTTTATTGACTTCTTCTGTCTGATTGAGAACGCGCCAGAGCTTGTGGAAGCAAGTATCCTTGGCATTCCTCAGATAGAGAATGACAACATCCTCGCATCTCTCACTTCAGCCAAGCGTCTCTACTTTGACTTACCCGTAGAG ATTAAGTATCCTACCGGAACCATCTTCTATCAGCTGGTGTCTTTGGAACTACGTATAAAAGGAAGAAATTGGTGGAATCTACTTTCGTTCATGCTCGTTAGCTCTCCTAAATTGCAAATCCTCAAACTCGACAGC TTTGGTCGGGAAGTCTATCCGGTGGTCTGTGAAAGGAATCAGCCCAAGTGTGTACCAGAGTGCCTGTTGCTTCATCTGGAGACATTGGTGTGGATAGGATACGGATGGAAACACAAAGATGATGAGAAACAAGTGGCCACATACATCCTCAAGAATGCTAGACAGTTGAAGAAAGCAACGTTCCCCCCAACGTACATGTTCACCCCAACGTACAACAAACAGAAAGAGCGGGAAGAAAGGCTAGAGATGCTCAACGAGTTGGATAGTGTGGTCAGAGCGTCAAAGTCATGTCACCTTAGTGTACTAACCAGATTTTATTATCTCTAG
- the LOC108849449 gene encoding FBD-associated F-box protein At3g49020-like isoform X1: protein MEQKRKMVGGDSLRNEDAMKKDMISELPEALLVQILSSVPTKDVIATSVLSKRWRSVWKMVPKLKYHVSAEDAYRSLILHEAPVLESLHLLIEDKQGRFDINILIGIAFSRHVRELVVDLLYLEDQKTIKFPSYNNNTLEVLKLEVEGHVLLDFPSRVCYNALRELHLEHVKFKDEASVCNLLSGCPSLQDLVVRRNSNPDVETYTIDVPSLQRLTIEDCTNWADINGGYVINAPSLKCLNILSLCFIDFFCLIENAPELVEASILGIPQIENDNILASLTSAKRLYFDLPVEIKYPTGTIFYQLVSLELRIKGRNWWNLLSFMLVSSPKLQILKLDSFGREVYPVVCERNQPKCVPECLLLHLETLVWIGYGWKHKDDEKQVATYILKNARQLKKATFPPTYMFTPTYNKQKEREERLEMLNELDSVVRASKSCHLSVLTRFYYL from the exons atgGAACAAAAACG CAAAATGGTCGGTGGTGATAGTTTGAGAAATGAAGATGCTATGAAGAAGGACATGATCAGTGAGTTGCCTGAAGCTTTGCTGGTGCAGATATTGTCTTCAGTTCCAACAAAAGATGTCATAGCAACGAGTGTTTTGTCTAAACGGTGGAGATCTGTTTGGAAGATGGTGCCAAAGCTCAAGTACCATGTCTCTGCAGAGGATGCTTACAGGTCGCTGATTTTGCATGAAGCTCCAGTCCTGGAAAGTTTGCATTTGCTCATTGAAGATAAACAAGGTCGTTTTGATATCAATATCTTGATTGGAATTGCATTTTCACGCCACGTGCGTGAATTGGTGGTTGATCTACTATACCTTGAGGATCAAAAGACAATCAAGTTTCCGAGCTACAACAACAATACACTGGAGGTACTGAAGCTTGAGGTTGAGGGTCACGTTCTTCTGGACTTTCCTTCTCGGGTTTGTTACAATGCCCTTAGAGAGCTGCATCTTGAACACGTGAAATTCAAAGATGAAGCATCTGTTTGCAACCTTTTATCTGGCTGCCCTAGCCTTCAAGATTTGGTTGTGAGAAGAAATAGCAATCCAGATGTGGAGACTTACACTATTGATGTGCCATCACTACAGAGGCTAACCATAGAAGATTGTACTAATTGGGCAGATATAAATGGTGGCTATGTGATAAACGCACCGTCTTTGAAATGCTTGAACATCCTATCCCTCTGTTTTATTGACTTCTTCTGTCTGATTGAGAACGCGCCAGAGCTTGTGGAAGCAAGTATCCTTGGCATTCCTCAGATAGAGAATGACAACATCCTCGCATCTCTCACTTCAGCCAAGCGTCTCTACTTTGACTTACCCGTAGAG ATTAAGTATCCTACCGGAACCATCTTCTATCAGCTGGTGTCTTTGGAACTACGTATAAAAGGAAGAAATTGGTGGAATCTACTTTCGTTCATGCTCGTTAGCTCTCCTAAATTGCAAATCCTCAAACTCGACAGC TTTGGTCGGGAAGTCTATCCGGTGGTCTGTGAAAGGAATCAGCCCAAGTGTGTACCAGAGTGCCTGTTGCTTCATCTGGAGACATTGGTGTGGATAGGATACGGATGGAAACACAAAGATGATGAGAAACAAGTGGCCACATACATCCTCAAGAATGCTAGACAGTTGAAGAAAGCAACGTTCCCCCCAACGTACATGTTCACCCCAACGTACAACAAACAGAAAGAGCGGGAAGAAAGGCTAGAGATGCTCAACGAGTTGGATAGTGTGGTCAGAGCGTCAAAGTCATGTCACCTTAGTGTACTAACCAGATTTTATTATCTCTAG
- the LOC108849448 gene encoding inactive protein RESTRICTED TEV MOVEMENT 2, with translation MERKADHATANRTYDEFDPVFNWKSEQGFEILTINLPGFKKEQLKVQVTSTRKVRVMGERHAGATRWIRFRKEFPIPANVNADSIAAIFQGTSLVVKLPRLEPAGKQTSPIGITARPPPVHKETEKVQPTKPSGEEDKKQAEEGGALKGEEKGNVCDGVKKDYRSKMNAYKENLGGYMAMMKNNQREITIGMVAPAAAVLLLSIGFYASQMFTS, from the exons ATGGAGAGAAAAGCTGATCATGCTACTGCCAACCGCACCTACGATGAGTTTGATCCAGTCTTTAACTGGAAAAGCGAACAAGGATTCGAAATTCTCACAATTAACCTTCCAG GGTTTAAGAAAGAGCAACTTAAAGTGCAAGTAACCTCAACGAGGAAGGTGAGAGTGATGGGGGAACGTCACGCAGGAGCCACCAGATGGATCCGTTTCCGCAAGGAGTTCCCTATTCCGGCTAACGTCAATGCTGACTCCATTGCTGCCATATTCCAAGGCACAAGTCTTGTTGTGAAGCTCCCTAGACTAGAGCCAGCGGGGAAACAAACTTCTCCCATTGGTATAACCGCAAGACCTCCCCCGGTTCATAAGGAAACCGAGAAGGTACAACCAACAAAGCCATCTGGAGAGGAAGACAAGAAACAGGCTGAGGAAGGAGGAGCTCTTAAAGGTGAAGAGAAGGGAAACGTTTGTGATGGAGTTAAGAAAGATTATAGAAGTAAAATGAATGCATACAAGGAGAATCTTGGAGGATATATGGCAATGATGAAGAATAATCAGAGAGAAATCACAATTGGTATGGTTGCTCCAGCGGCTGCGGTTCTGTTGCTGTCGATTGGATTCTATGCTAGCCAAATGTTTACTTCTTAA
- the LOC108854430 gene encoding FBD-associated F-box protein At3g49020-like isoform X1, giving the protein MKQKRKIGGESLKNRDAMNEDRISELPEPLLLQILSSVPTKDAIATSVLSKRWRSLWKMVPKLDFGFNNKQASSEDVYRLLILHKPPVLESLHLLIRDRNGRFDIGILIAVAFTRHVRELVLDHYNEDEDEKTVEFPSVLCSYNNTLEVLKLKHHVLLGFPSRVCFSALRELHLCHVVFESEASVCNLLSGCPRLQDLVVLRHSNFDVLTYTIDVPSLQRLTIEEDSSQDMYGGGYVINAPSLKYLNIKGLCLIDIFLMEKAPELVEAKIEGLSDIANDNILASLTSAKRLSLHFPLKIKYPTGSIFHQLVSLKLHINRIIGWNLLSFMLDSSPKLQILKLTGSCRPDRPVGWEWNQPKCVPECLLLHLETLVWRSYGWQREYEKQVATYILKNARQLKKATFSPRYLNPKNLEKLAKRQERLNELACVARGSTSCHLVFE; this is encoded by the exons ATGAAACAAAAACG caAAATTGGTGGTGAAAGTTTGAAAAATCGAGATGCTATGAATGAGGATAGGATCAGCGAGTTACCTGAACCTTTACTCCTGCAAATATTGTCTTCAGTTCCAACAAAAGATGCCATAGCTACTAGTGTTTTGTCTAAACGATGGAGATCTCTCTGGAAGATGGTACCAAAGCTCGACTTTGGATTTAATAATAAACAGGCATCTTCAGAGGATGTTTACAGGTTGCTGATTTTGCATAAACCTCCAGTTCTGGAAAGTTTACATTTGCTCATTCGAGATAGAAATGGTCGTTTCGATATTGGAATCTTGATCGCAGTTGCATTTACACGCCACGTGCGTGAATTGGTGTTGGATCACTAcaatgaggatgaggatgaaAAGACGGTAGAGTTTCCGAGTGTGTTGTGTAGCTATAACAACACACTCGAGGTATTAAAGCTCAAGCATCACGTTCTTTTAGGCTTCCCTTCTCGGGTTTGTTTCAGTGCCCTTAGAGAGCTGCATCTTTGCCACGTGGTATTCGAATCTGAGGCATCCGTTTGCAACCTTTTATCTGGCTGCCCTAGGCTTCAAGATCTGGTTGTGCTACGACATAGCAATTTCGATGTGCTGACTTACACTATTGATGTACCATCGTTACAGAGGCTTACCATAGAAGAGGATAGTAGCCAAGATATGTATGGTGGCGGTTACGTGATAAATGCACCGTCTTTGAAATACTTGAACATCAAAGGCCTCTGTCTTATTGACATCTTTCTGATGGAGAAGGCGCCAGAGCTTGTTGAAGCAAAGATCGAAGGTCTTTCTGATATAGCCAATGATAACATTCTTGCGTCTCTAACTTCAGCCAAGCGTCTTTCCTTGCACTTTCCCTTAAAG ATTAAGTATCCTACTGGTAGCATCTTCCATCAGCTGGTGTCTTTGAAGCTGcatataaatagaataattgGGTGGAATCTATTGTCCTTTATGCTCGATAGCTCTCCTAAATTGCAAATCCTCAAGCTCACAGGC TCATGTCGTCCAGACCGTCCGGTGGGGTGGGAATGGAATCAGCCGAAATGTGTGCCAGAATGTCTGTTGCTCCATCTGGAGACACTGGTGTGGAGAAGCTACGGATGGCAACGAGAATATGAGAAACAAGTGGCCACATACATCCTCAAGAACGCTAGACAGTTGAAGAAAGCAACTTTCTCCCCAAGATACCTCAACCCGAAAAATCTGGAAAAGTTGGCAAAGAGGCAAGAGAGGCTCAACGAGTTGGCTTGTGTGGCCAGAGGGTCGACCTCATGTCACCTTGTGTTCGAATAA
- the LOC108854430 gene encoding FBD-associated F-box protein At3g49020-like isoform X2 has protein sequence MKQKRKIGGESLKNRDAMNEDRISELPEPLLLQILSSVPTKDAIATSVLSKRWRSLWKMVPKLDFGFNNKQASSEDVYRLLILHKPPVLESLHLLIRDRNGRFDIGILIAVAFTRHVRELVLDHYNEDEDEKTVEFPSVLCSYNNTLEVLKLKHHVLLGFPSRVCFSALRELHLCHVVFESEASVCNLLSGCPRLQDLVVLRHSNFDVLTYTIDVPSLQRLTIEEDSSQDMYGGGYVINAPSLKYLNIKGLCLIDIFLMEKAPELVEAKIEGLSDIANDNILASLTSAKRLSLHFPLKIKYPTGSIFHQLVSLKLHINRIIGWNLLSFMLDSSPKLQILKLTGTVRWGGNGISRNVCQNVCCSIWRHWCGEATDGNENMRNKWPHTSSRTLDS, from the exons ATGAAACAAAAACG caAAATTGGTGGTGAAAGTTTGAAAAATCGAGATGCTATGAATGAGGATAGGATCAGCGAGTTACCTGAACCTTTACTCCTGCAAATATTGTCTTCAGTTCCAACAAAAGATGCCATAGCTACTAGTGTTTTGTCTAAACGATGGAGATCTCTCTGGAAGATGGTACCAAAGCTCGACTTTGGATTTAATAATAAACAGGCATCTTCAGAGGATGTTTACAGGTTGCTGATTTTGCATAAACCTCCAGTTCTGGAAAGTTTACATTTGCTCATTCGAGATAGAAATGGTCGTTTCGATATTGGAATCTTGATCGCAGTTGCATTTACACGCCACGTGCGTGAATTGGTGTTGGATCACTAcaatgaggatgaggatgaaAAGACGGTAGAGTTTCCGAGTGTGTTGTGTAGCTATAACAACACACTCGAGGTATTAAAGCTCAAGCATCACGTTCTTTTAGGCTTCCCTTCTCGGGTTTGTTTCAGTGCCCTTAGAGAGCTGCATCTTTGCCACGTGGTATTCGAATCTGAGGCATCCGTTTGCAACCTTTTATCTGGCTGCCCTAGGCTTCAAGATCTGGTTGTGCTACGACATAGCAATTTCGATGTGCTGACTTACACTATTGATGTACCATCGTTACAGAGGCTTACCATAGAAGAGGATAGTAGCCAAGATATGTATGGTGGCGGTTACGTGATAAATGCACCGTCTTTGAAATACTTGAACATCAAAGGCCTCTGTCTTATTGACATCTTTCTGATGGAGAAGGCGCCAGAGCTTGTTGAAGCAAAGATCGAAGGTCTTTCTGATATAGCCAATGATAACATTCTTGCGTCTCTAACTTCAGCCAAGCGTCTTTCCTTGCACTTTCCCTTAAAG ATTAAGTATCCTACTGGTAGCATCTTCCATCAGCTGGTGTCTTTGAAGCTGcatataaatagaataattgGGTGGAATCTATTGTCCTTTATGCTCGATAGCTCTCCTAAATTGCAAATCCTCAAGCTCACAGGC ACCGTCCGGTGGGGTGGGAATGGAATCAGCCGAAATGTGTGCCAGAATGTCTGTTGCTCCATCTGGAGACACTGGTGTGGAGAAGCTACGGATGGCAACGAGAATATGAGAAACAAGTGGCCACATACATCCTCAAGAACGCTAGACAGTTGA